Proteins encoded by one window of Bacteroidales bacterium:
- a CDS encoding NINE protein has translation MKSKTIAYLVWFFLGIFSTHRFYLGKYGSGIIYLLTLQLAGIGWIVDLFLLGSMVEQFNTKSELKTIRKVTIANAGK, from the coding sequence ATGAAGTCAAAAACAATTGCTTATTTAGTGTGGTTTTTTCTCGGAATTTTTTCCACTCACAGATTTTATCTCGGCAAATACGGAAGCGGAATAATTTATTTACTGACATTACAACTCGCAGGTATCGGTTGGATTGTTGATTTATTCCTGCTCGGGAGTATGGTCGAACAATTCAATACAAAATCGGAACTTAAAACAATACGAAAGGTAACAATTGCAAATGCAGGGAAATAA
- a CDS encoding PD-(D/E)XK nuclease family protein yields the protein MEKEQIQNIKNLLQKVSAISKKYEEIAKITGENFNIFQVMNMQSDEVNLHSAFIAELLNPKGMHGQGDVFLKLFIEQFKIENFNTENAVAEAEKYIGAINEDYTEGGRIDIIIKGNEGKKIIIENKIYAEDQENQLLRYYNYAPDAYIYYLTLYGEEPSVYSIGNGSFKKENVKLLSYSDDIKKWLEKCKKEAVNFPGLRETITQYINIIKYLTGQTMNKTMNKEMVELILKDADNLKSAVKINQVILDAKIELQKRFWISLKEKIEEFMHDNQNIILKINETNITGENIKRFYTSGGEKYFYQGISLIINKIDDKHYIKLNIVNIYKYPTLSIAIVNKEGKEDHDEKNDFSDYLQYFKDVFKKEYSEKFQSGKENVLSGWIYTKFKHNFKDFNSEDVFNMTNEKYLKEKVDEFWKEIKEIIIEFQESIKKISN from the coding sequence ATGGAAAAAGAACAAATACAAAACATTAAAAACTTATTGCAAAAAGTATCGGCAATAAGTAAAAAATATGAAGAAATTGCAAAAATAACCGGTGAAAATTTTAATATCTTTCAGGTTATGAATATGCAATCTGATGAAGTTAATTTGCATTCTGCATTTATTGCAGAATTACTTAACCCAAAAGGAATGCACGGACAAGGAGATGTTTTTTTGAAACTTTTTATTGAGCAATTTAAAATAGAAAACTTTAATACGGAAAATGCAGTTGCCGAAGCTGAAAAATATATAGGTGCAATTAATGAAGATTATACGGAAGGAGGCAGAATAGATATTATTATTAAAGGTAATGAAGGTAAAAAGATTATTATTGAAAATAAAATATATGCAGAAGATCAAGAAAATCAGTTGTTAAGATATTATAATTATGCTCCTGATGCATATATATATTATTTAACACTATATGGTGAAGAGCCTTCTGTTTATTCAATAGGAAACGGTTCTTTTAAAAAAGAAAATGTAAAATTATTATCATATTCTGATGATATAAAAAAATGGCTTGAAAAATGTAAAAAAGAAGCGGTAAATTTTCCCGGTTTAAGAGAAACAATTACACAATATATTAACATCATTAAATATTTAACAGGGCAAACTATGAATAAAACTATGAATAAAGAAATGGTTGAGTTAATATTGAAAGATGCGGATAATTTAAAGAGTGCAGTAAAAATCAACCAAGTAATTTTGGATGCTAAAATTGAACTTCAAAAAAGATTTTGGATAAGTTTAAAAGAAAAAATTGAAGAGTTTATGCATGATAACCAAAATATCATTTTAAAAATTAATGAGACTAATATAACTGGTGAAAATATAAAAAGATTTTACACTTCCGGTGGTGAAAAATACTTCTATCAAGGAATTAGTCTTATTATTAATAAAATTGATGATAAACACTATATAAAACTAAATATAGTAAACATATACAAATATCCGACATTATCTATAGCAATTGTCAATAAAGAAGGAAAAGAAGACCATGATGAAAAAAATGACTTTTCTGACTATTTGCAATATTTCAAGGATGTGTTTAAAAAAGAATATAGCGAGAAGTTTCAATCCGGAAAAGAAAATGTATTATCCGGATGGATTTATACAAAGTTTAAACATAATTTTAAAGATTTTAATTCAGAAGATGTTTTTAACATGACAAATGAAAAGTATTTAAAAGAAAAAGTTGATGAATTTTGGAAAGAAATAAAAGAGATAATAATAGAGTTTCAAGAAAGTATAAAAAAAATATCAAATTAA
- a CDS encoding WYL domain-containing protein, with translation MKSKYFLRYQFIIEKLQRVKAIYEEIEQFLTDKFEMLGYEFNYSLRTFQRDKNDIENIFGIEIKYDRSEKVYFINENEMSESAKILSDAFTLSASLQLYDNFSEFISLEKNNFGKRGMFYDIAEAVKNQNLIKLWYQKFYEKEHTEYRLEPLALKEFEKRWYLIARKMPAAELRTFSFDRIIHYEILKSKFKERNFNLTEYFKNFYGIITDETTPFEEVILSFDAFQGNYIKSLPLHGSQEIIKNTEDELVIKLKLHITFDFKQKLLSFGSSMKVLKPDFLRDKIKNEFLKAIDEY, from the coding sequence ATGAAATCAAAATACTTTCTTCGGTATCAGTTTATAATTGAAAAACTTCAAAGAGTTAAAGCAATTTATGAAGAAATTGAGCAGTTTCTTACAGATAAATTCGAAATGCTCGGATACGAATTTAACTATTCTTTAAGAACTTTTCAAAGAGATAAAAATGATATTGAGAATATTTTCGGTATTGAAATAAAATACGACCGTTCCGAAAAAGTTTATTTTATTAATGAAAACGAAATGAGCGAATCGGCAAAAATTTTATCCGATGCTTTCACTTTGTCCGCCTCTTTGCAACTTTACGATAATTTTTCGGAATTTATAAGTTTGGAAAAAAATAATTTCGGAAAACGGGGAATGTTTTATGATATTGCCGAAGCCGTTAAAAATCAAAACCTTATAAAATTGTGGTATCAAAAATTTTATGAAAAAGAACATACGGAATACCGGCTTGAACCTCTTGCTTTAAAAGAATTTGAAAAACGTTGGTATTTAATTGCCCGAAAAATGCCTGCCGCCGAATTAAGAACTTTTTCTTTCGATAGAATTATTCATTATGAAATTTTAAAATCTAAATTTAAAGAACGGAATTTTAATCTAACCGAATATTTTAAAAATTTTTACGGTATTATAACAGATGAAACAACACCTTTTGAAGAAGTGATTTTATCTTTCGATGCTTTCCAAGGTAATTATATAAAGTCTCTGCCTTTGCACGGCAGTCAAGAAATTATAAAAAATACCGAAGATGAACTCGTTATAAAACTGAAACTCCATATCACTTTCGATTTCAAGCAAAAATTATTATCTTTCGGAAGTAGTATGAAAGTTTTAAAGCCGGATTTTTTGAGAGATAAGATAAAAAATGAGTTTTTGAAGGCAATTGATGAATACTAA
- a CDS encoding gliding motility-associated C-terminal domain-containing protein: MKKHLILTFILFPLFSFSQLDISITSNIVPIYPSDGDTLSACRDSLIIFEAIVTDGGSPVTGAEYFWDFDNGIKPFGTDVDSVTYIFSEGGGYRIKLKVTKGANEGFAILPLKVAMRPNYEGTKVNLPEEQDGICISSTAPITGKAYPELWEDGPVYEIIENPYDFFEFNDGYTSVLNFDEFGLDSVYKSGYIDSIGINILHADMGDLQIKLLCENGNSVILKDYAPANHALLGDTVLNEAYFYYWSQVSGTATMNSNTTDAIIPSSSYLPDESFDNLIGCSLNGDWTIEIDDNQELDSGFIFSWNIVFRKDILPDVWKFKDTLVQYNIVNNILYGTYWSGNNINASSVITSGDTIISNSSASPDSYGTKKYNYHVITNWGCPQDTFINLLVEEVVIDAASTVQENDTIVFTDKTSWAFERDWDFGDKETAYRTTDTVSHKYIEKGEYEVILYATDKNGCTDTDTVTIEVTVEPSKLSNIPNMFSPDSNDEINKTFKIPKESLAGMEEFQMTIYNRWGDRVYHTNSMDEIINEGWDGKNLLGIKASPGVYFYVIKATGKDGIIYKGVRNPDKIKKVDNNDETIISTETTGTIHLFR, translated from the coding sequence GTGAAAAAACATTTAATTTTAACATTCATTTTATTTCCGCTTTTCAGTTTTTCTCAATTAGATATCTCAATTACAAGTAATATTGTTCCGATATATCCTTCTGATGGTGACACACTTAGTGCTTGCAGAGATTCTCTCATAATTTTTGAAGCAATAGTTACCGACGGCGGAAGCCCTGTTACGGGAGCCGAATATTTTTGGGATTTTGACAACGGCATAAAACCTTTCGGGACTGATGTTGACTCTGTTACTTATATTTTTTCGGAAGGCGGAGGTTACAGAATTAAATTAAAGGTTACAAAAGGTGCAAATGAGGGATTTGCAATTTTACCTTTGAAAGTAGCAATGAGACCGAATTATGAAGGAACAAAAGTAAATTTACCCGAGGAACAAGACGGCATTTGTATAAGCAGTACAGCACCCATAACAGGAAAAGCATATCCTGAACTTTGGGAAGATGGGCCTGTTTATGAAATAATTGAAAACCCTTATGATTTTTTTGAATTTAACGACGGTTATACATCTGTTTTAAACTTTGATGAATTCGGTTTAGATTCAGTTTATAAAAGCGGATACATTGATTCGATAGGAATAAACATTTTACATGCCGATATGGGCGATTTGCAAATTAAACTTTTGTGCGAAAACGGAAATTCGGTTATTTTAAAAGATTATGCACCTGCAAATCATGCACTTCTCGGAGATACTGTGTTAAATGAAGCTTATTTTTATTATTGGTCTCAGGTTTCAGGAACAGCAACAATGAACAGCAATACAACAGATGCTATAATTCCTTCAAGTTCATATTTGCCCGATGAAAGTTTTGATAATTTAATCGGATGTTCGTTAAACGGAGATTGGACTATTGAAATTGATGATAACCAAGAACTTGACAGTGGGTTTATTTTTTCGTGGAATATTGTTTTCAGAAAAGATATTTTACCTGATGTTTGGAAATTCAAAGATACTTTGGTTCAATATAATATAGTTAATAATATTTTGTACGGAACATATTGGTCGGGGAATAACATAAATGCAAGCTCAGTAATTACATCGGGTGATACAATAATTTCAAATTCGTCAGCTTCCCCGGATTCTTACGGAACAAAAAAATATAATTACCATGTTATTACAAATTGGGGATGTCCGCAAGATACATTTATAAACCTTTTAGTTGAAGAAGTTGTTATTGATGCAGCCTCAACGGTTCAAGAAAATGACACTATAGTTTTTACGGATAAAACAAGTTGGGCATTTGAAAGAGATTGGGACTTCGGAGATAAAGAAACTGCCTACAGAACAACTGACACAGTTTCTCACAAATATATTGAAAAAGGAGAATATGAAGTTATACTGTATGCAACAGATAAGAACGGATGTACAGATACTGATACCGTAACAATTGAAGTAACGGTTGAACCTTCAAAATTAAGTAATATACCGAATATGTTCAGCCCGGACAGCAATGACGAAATAAATAAAACATTTAAGATACCGAAGGAAAGCTTAGCCGGAATGGAAGAATTTCAAATGACAATTTATAACAGATGGGGAGACAGAGTTTACCACACAAACAGCATGGATGAAATTATTAATGAAGGATGGGACGGTAAAAACTTGTTAGGTATAAAAGCATCACCGGGGGTTTATTTTTATGTAATAAAAGCAACAGGTAAAGACGGAATAATATATAAAGGTGTGAGAAACCCGGACAAAATAAAAAAAGTTGATAATAATGACGAAACCATAATTTCAACTGAAACTACGGGAACAATTCATTTATTCAGGTAA
- a CDS encoding formylglycine-generating enzyme family protein: MNHIIILFCLLLSNSFSSFSQNVFSDTALVYIEGGTFYIGCNNYDEDEKNGKKIKISDFFISKFEISNRQYCDFLNSAKINSNKLPSYIKISKNRKDNIAIFKEDGIFYVKDGLEDYPVVFVSWFGANAFCDFYNLRLPTEAEWEFAAKSKKHSVFKKCKIFSGSNNVDEVGWYKNNSGNKVHKQGLKKANKFGLFDMSGNVDEWCEDWYVADYYNNMPSENPSGPKKANFKVYRGGSWYNTEKMLRVTNRRAANPVSRKATIGFRVVKDIAVFCPVK, from the coding sequence ATGAACCATATAATTATTCTTTTTTGCTTACTTTTAAGTAACAGTTTTTCCTCATTTTCACAAAATGTCTTTTCCGATACGGCTTTGGTTTATATTGAAGGAGGAACTTTTTATATCGGATGTAATAATTATGATGAGGATGAAAAAAACGGGAAAAAAATAAAAATTTCCGATTTTTTTATAAGTAAGTTTGAAATAAGTAATCGGCAATATTGTGATTTTTTAAATTCTGCAAAAATAAATTCAAATAAGTTGCCTTCTTATATAAAGATAAGCAAAAACCGAAAAGATAATATTGCAATTTTTAAAGAAGACGGTATTTTTTATGTAAAAGATGGTTTAGAAGATTATCCTGTTGTTTTTGTAAGTTGGTTCGGAGCGAATGCTTTTTGTGATTTCTACAATTTAAGATTGCCTACTGAGGCAGAATGGGAGTTTGCAGCCAAATCTAAAAAGCATTCTGTTTTTAAGAAATGTAAAATATTTTCAGGAAGTAATAATGTTGATGAGGTTGGTTGGTATAAAAATAATTCCGGCAATAAAGTTCATAAACAAGGTTTAAAGAAAGCAAATAAATTCGGATTATTTGATATGTCGGGTAATGTTGATGAATGGTGTGAGGATTGGTATGTTGCTGATTACTATAATAATATGCCTTCTGAAAATCCTTCCGGACCTAAAAAAGCAAATTTCAAAGTTTACAGAGGCGGTTCATGGTATAATACCGAGAAAATGCTGAGAGTAACAAACAGAAGAGCTGCAAATCCTGTTTCCCGGAAAGCTACGATAGGTTTTCGTGTCGTAAAAGATATTGCTGTTTTTTGTCCTGTCAAATAG
- a CDS encoding SDR family oxidoreductase, producing MFFKDKIVWITGASSGVGEAMVYAFNNERAKLIISSHEPEELKRVKNNCKFEPENIFILPFNLREHDKFPGLVKTVIEKFKKVDILFNIGGVSQRSLAKDTIPEVDKRIMDINYFGTVLLTKALLPEMIKNKSGHIAAMSSLAGKFEIPLRTAYAASKHALHGFFDTLRAEVYEDNIKITLFCPAYINTKIAINALTEDGSSQNINDPGAAKGTSPDDFAQLALKAIKKGKHEVISGGKEILGVYIKRFSPKLFSKIIRKRDVR from the coding sequence ATGTTCTTTAAAGATAAGATAGTTTGGATTACCGGAGCATCTTCCGGTGTCGGAGAAGCTATGGTTTATGCTTTTAATAATGAGAGAGCAAAACTTATTATTTCTTCGCATGAACCTGAAGAATTGAAACGAGTTAAAAATAACTGCAAATTTGAACCCGAAAATATATTTATTTTGCCCTTTAATCTCAGGGAACATGATAAATTTCCCGGTTTGGTTAAAACCGTAATTGAGAAATTTAAAAAAGTTGACATTCTTTTCAACATCGGAGGTGTGAGCCAACGTTCATTAGCGAAAGATACGATACCTGAAGTTGACAAAAGAATTATGGACATTAATTATTTCGGAACAGTACTGTTAACCAAAGCATTATTGCCGGAAATGATTAAGAATAAATCAGGTCATATTGCAGCAATGAGCAGTTTAGCCGGAAAATTTGAAATCCCGTTACGTACTGCTTACGCAGCATCAAAACACGCATTGCACGGTTTTTTTGACACTTTAAGAGCTGAGGTATATGAGGACAATATCAAAATAACATTATTTTGCCCTGCATATATCAATACTAAAATTGCAATAAATGCTCTTACGGAAGACGGCTCTTCCCAAAACATTAACGATCCGGGAGCTGCAAAAGGAACTTCGCCCGATGATTTTGCACAATTAGCTTTAAAAGCAATAAAAAAAGGAAAACATGAAGTAATAAGCGGCGGGAAAGAGATTTTAGGTGTATATATTAAGCGTTTTTCTCCTAAATTATTTTCAAAAATAATACGAAAACGAGATGTCAGATAA
- a CDS encoding class I SAM-dependent RNA methyltransferase: MSDKQEEHIFELTAKTFHGLEKILASELKKIGASEITILKRAVSFKGNLKVIYKANYLLRTALNVLLKIDSFKAQSSDILYEKAKKISWEKFLTLKETFVISNTVHSSFHKHSHFAGLKVKDAIVDYFTDKYKERPSVDTKNPDKKIHLHIKGDYCTLSIDTSGEALFKRGYRGDTDIAPLNEILAAGMVMMSDYKEIEYFYDPMCGSGTILIEAARIFMNIPSGFLRKKFGFQKFADYDYKVWNSIKREAEKQIKKEIPFKIIGTDINDKAITIARRNISNAGLRHFINIQTKDFINSRFEDKKGLIITNPPYDIRIKSNNINKLYKETGDTLKQGFKGWTGYIFSGNPEAVKHIGLKPSQKINLYNGKIECKLLKYEIY; this comes from the coding sequence ATGTCAGATAAACAAGAAGAACATATTTTTGAACTTACGGCAAAAACATTTCACGGTTTAGAAAAAATATTGGCATCCGAATTAAAAAAAATCGGAGCAAGTGAAATTACTATATTGAAACGAGCAGTGAGTTTTAAAGGTAATTTAAAAGTAATTTATAAGGCAAACTATTTATTAAGAACAGCTTTAAATGTTTTATTAAAAATTGACAGTTTCAAAGCACAAAGTTCAGATATTCTTTACGAAAAAGCAAAAAAAATAAGTTGGGAAAAGTTTCTGACCTTAAAGGAAACATTTGTAATTAGTAATACCGTTCATTCAAGTTTTCATAAACATTCTCACTTTGCAGGATTAAAAGTAAAAGATGCAATTGTTGATTATTTTACGGATAAATATAAAGAACGCCCTTCAGTTGACACAAAAAATCCTGACAAAAAAATTCATCTTCACATAAAAGGAGATTATTGCACTTTATCAATAGACACATCAGGAGAAGCATTATTTAAAAGAGGGTACAGAGGAGATACAGACATTGCTCCCTTAAATGAAATATTAGCTGCGGGAATGGTTATGATGTCTGATTATAAAGAGATTGAATATTTTTATGACCCGATGTGCGGTTCGGGAACTATTCTGATAGAAGCTGCACGAATTTTCATGAATATTCCTTCCGGTTTTTTAAGAAAAAAATTCGGTTTCCAAAAATTTGCTGATTATGATTATAAAGTATGGAACTCGATAAAACGAGAAGCAGAGAAACAAATAAAAAAGGAAATTCCTTTTAAAATAATAGGAACTGATATTAATGATAAAGCTATTACAATTGCAAGAAGAAATATATCAAATGCCGGCTTAAGACATTTTATTAACATCCAAACAAAAGATTTTATTAACTCAAGATTTGAAGATAAAAAAGGACTAATTATTACAAATCCGCCTTATGATATCAGAATAAAATCTAATAATATAAATAAATTATACAAAGAAACCGGAGATACGCTTAAACAAGGGTTTAAAGGCTGGACAGGTTATATTTTTTCCGGCAACCCGGAAGCCGTTAAA